A genomic window from Cupriavidus metallidurans CH34 includes:
- the def gene encoding peptide deformylase: protein MIRDILKMGDARLLQQARPVTQFNTPELRLLIDDMFDTMEHANGAGLAAPQIGVDLQVVIFGFDRNPRYPDAPTVPKTVLINPSLEPLSDEMDDGWEGCLSVPGLRGVVPRYTRLKYTGFDMMGNRIERVAEDFHARVVQHECDHLIGVLYPMRIKDFTRFGFTEILFPELPPNYDD, encoded by the coding sequence ATGATCCGGGACATTCTGAAGATGGGCGACGCACGCCTGCTGCAACAGGCGCGCCCCGTGACGCAGTTCAATACGCCTGAGCTGCGCCTGCTGATCGACGACATGTTCGACACGATGGAACATGCCAACGGCGCCGGCCTTGCCGCGCCGCAGATCGGCGTGGACCTGCAGGTGGTGATTTTCGGTTTCGATCGCAACCCGCGCTATCCCGACGCACCGACCGTGCCGAAGACCGTGCTGATCAATCCATCCCTGGAGCCGCTGTCCGACGAGATGGACGATGGATGGGAAGGATGCCTCTCGGTGCCGGGCCTGCGCGGCGTGGTGCCGCGCTACACGCGGCTGAAATACACGGGCTTCGACATGATGGGCAACAGGATCGAGCGCGTGGCCGAGGACTTCCATGCGCGCGTGGTGCAGCACGAGTGCGATCACCTGATCGGCGTGCTGTATCCGATGCGGATCAAGGACTTCACGCGCTTCGGTTTTACCGAGATCCTGTTCCCCGAACTACCACCCAATTACGACGACTGA
- a CDS encoding MFS transporter gives MQTSPAPTLGRAGLYVLLAGQLLPQIDFSIVNVALHPIEHSLGATPSELELMVAVYGVAFAVFLAMGGRLGDNYGRRRIFNIGVLLFGVASLLCGVAGSMLSLLIARTLQGAAAALLVPQILATIHVGLRGHAHSRALALFASIGGIAFIIGQVLGGLLVDADIDGLGWRNAFLINLPICLAILVLSPRVIPETRRENATGIDAPGTVLLAAVILAILLPIALGPMFRWSWPVLAVLAATAPLMLLLWYIELRQERRGVHPLLPPSLLRLPSVRFGFIVAVLFYACWSGLMFVLALTLQSGAGMTPTMAGNAFIPLGLAFIAGSLTSPRVVNGWGRTRVLIVGCVTQMAGVVVLAYVLRQAWPHPDILTLAPPSLLIGFGNALVVGCFYRIGLADIPTDQAGAGSAALATVQQASLGLGSALLGTVFAQRLHHAATYLDAALASLAAELCLMTILVAAALVYHNRHGQPAITACASPQSS, from the coding sequence ATGCAAACATCCCCCGCCCCCACCCTCGGCCGAGCCGGACTTTACGTCCTGCTGGCCGGCCAGCTACTGCCACAGATCGACTTTTCGATCGTCAATGTGGCGCTACACCCTATCGAGCACTCCCTGGGAGCGACGCCGTCCGAACTGGAACTGATGGTGGCCGTCTACGGCGTGGCATTCGCCGTCTTCCTGGCCATGGGCGGGCGGCTCGGCGACAACTACGGCCGCCGTCGCATCTTCAACATCGGCGTGCTGCTCTTCGGCGTCGCGTCGCTACTGTGCGGCGTGGCGGGTTCGATGCTGTCGCTGCTGATTGCGCGGACGCTGCAAGGCGCGGCGGCGGCGCTGCTCGTGCCGCAGATCCTGGCGACAATTCACGTCGGCCTGCGCGGACACGCTCACTCCCGTGCCCTGGCGTTGTTCGCGTCGATTGGCGGCATCGCGTTCATCATCGGGCAGGTTCTGGGCGGCTTGCTGGTCGATGCCGACATCGACGGCCTGGGATGGCGCAACGCGTTCCTCATCAACCTGCCAATCTGCCTGGCCATCCTGGTCCTTTCGCCGCGCGTGATCCCCGAGACCCGGCGTGAGAACGCCACTGGCATCGATGCGCCAGGCACCGTGCTGCTGGCAGCCGTGATCCTGGCAATTCTGCTTCCGATCGCGTTGGGACCCATGTTTCGCTGGTCGTGGCCCGTGCTGGCCGTTCTGGCCGCCACGGCGCCGTTGATGCTGCTGCTCTGGTACATCGAACTGCGCCAGGAACGCCGCGGCGTGCATCCGCTGTTGCCGCCGTCGCTGCTGCGACTGCCAAGCGTGCGCTTCGGTTTTATCGTCGCCGTGCTGTTCTATGCGTGCTGGAGCGGCCTGATGTTCGTGCTGGCGCTAACGCTGCAGAGCGGCGCCGGTATGACGCCCACGATGGCGGGCAACGCATTCATTCCGCTTGGGCTGGCCTTTATTGCGGGATCGCTGACGAGCCCGCGCGTGGTGAACGGCTGGGGCCGCACGCGTGTGCTGATTGTCGGATGCGTGACACAGATGGCCGGCGTTGTGGTGCTGGCCTACGTGCTGCGGCAAGCCTGGCCCCACCCGGACATCCTGACGCTCGCCCCGCCAAGCTTGCTGATCGGCTTCGGCAATGCGCTGGTGGTCGGGTGCTTCTACCGGATTGGCCTGGCGGACATCCCCACCGACCAGGCCGGCGCGGGCAGCGCCGCGCTGGCCACGGTTCAGCAGGCCTCGCTCGGGCTCGGCTCGGCCCTGCTCGGCACGGTATTCGCGCAGCGACTGCATCACGCCGCGACTTATCTCGATGCGGCGCTGGCCAGCCTCGCCGCCGAGTTGTGCCTGATGACGATCCTGGTTGCCGCTGCGCTGGTCTATCACAACCGGCATGGGCAGCCGGCAATCACGGCGTGCGCCTCGCCTCAGTCGTCGTAA
- the ligA gene encoding NAD-dependent DNA ligase LigA, translating to MTAKKQGAQASASAPSGDSPAERAQWLREELERYSYQYYVLDAPTIPDADYDALFIELQALEAEHPELLTPDSPTQRVGGAPLSAFDSVRHRVPMLSLNNGFEDEDVINFDRRCAQGLGRATAAAPAAFATPAAPADDLFSAADAAEAAANTAGNAVEYACELKFDGLAMSLRYENGTLVQAATRGDGETGEDVTANVRTIKAIPLKLRGTAPSVLEVRGEVFMYRADFDKLNARQAESGEKTFVNPRNAAAGSLRQLDPRITAKRPLSFFAYGVGEMEGFDRPGTHSAMLDGFAKLGLPVCDERRVVRGAQGLLSFHREVGERRDQLPYDIDGVVYKVNAIAEQEQLGFVSRAPRFALAHKFPAQEMTTTVEDIEVQVGRTGAITPVARLAPVFVGGVTVTNATLHNEDEIRRKDVHIGDTVIVRRAGDVIPEVVAVVLERRPADARAFVMPTECPVCGSHVERLEGEAIARCTGGLICAAQRKQALLHFAQRRAMDIEGLGDKVVEQLVDLGIVRTPADLYKLGVAKLAALDRMADKSASNLVAAIEQSRETTMNRFIFALGIRHVGEATAKDLAKHFGKLDNLLAADEAALLEVNDVGPVVAQSIANFIAEPHNVEVIEQLRAAGVHWAETEPTARAPLPLAGKTFVLTGTLPTMSREDAKEKLEAAGAKVAGSVSKKTDYVVAGAEAGSKLEKAQTLGVAVLDEEGMLKLLAEVGAA from the coding sequence ATGACCGCCAAGAAACAAGGCGCGCAGGCTTCGGCCTCCGCGCCGTCCGGCGATTCCCCCGCCGAGCGCGCGCAATGGTTGCGCGAAGAACTGGAGCGCTACAGCTACCAGTATTACGTGCTCGATGCGCCGACGATTCCCGACGCCGACTACGATGCGCTGTTCATCGAGTTGCAGGCGCTGGAAGCCGAACATCCTGAGCTGCTGACACCCGATTCCCCCACGCAGCGCGTGGGTGGTGCGCCATTGTCGGCGTTCGACTCGGTGCGCCACCGCGTGCCGATGCTGTCGCTCAACAATGGCTTCGAGGACGAGGACGTCATCAACTTCGACCGGCGCTGCGCGCAGGGCCTCGGCCGTGCCACGGCCGCAGCACCCGCAGCATTCGCGACACCCGCCGCGCCGGCTGACGATCTGTTCAGCGCGGCCGATGCCGCCGAGGCAGCCGCAAACACCGCCGGGAATGCCGTCGAGTACGCCTGCGAGCTGAAGTTCGACGGGCTCGCGATGTCGCTGCGATACGAGAACGGAACGCTCGTGCAGGCCGCCACGCGCGGCGACGGCGAGACGGGCGAAGACGTGACCGCGAACGTGCGCACGATCAAGGCGATTCCGCTCAAGCTGCGCGGCACGGCCCCGTCCGTGCTGGAGGTGCGCGGAGAGGTGTTCATGTATCGCGCCGATTTCGACAAGCTCAACGCGCGCCAGGCCGAATCGGGCGAGAAGACATTCGTCAATCCGCGCAACGCGGCGGCGGGCAGCCTTCGCCAGCTTGATCCGCGTATCACGGCCAAGCGCCCGCTTTCGTTCTTTGCCTATGGCGTGGGCGAGATGGAAGGCTTCGACCGTCCGGGCACGCACAGCGCAATGCTTGACGGCTTTGCCAAGCTCGGTTTGCCTGTTTGCGACGAGCGACGTGTGGTCCGGGGCGCCCAGGGCCTGCTGTCATTCCATCGCGAGGTTGGCGAGCGTCGTGACCAGTTGCCGTACGACATCGACGGCGTGGTCTACAAAGTCAATGCGATTGCCGAACAGGAACAGCTCGGCTTTGTCTCGCGCGCGCCGCGTTTCGCGCTGGCGCACAAGTTTCCTGCACAGGAGATGACCACTACGGTCGAGGACATCGAGGTCCAGGTCGGGCGCACCGGTGCGATCACGCCGGTGGCGCGACTGGCGCCAGTGTTTGTTGGCGGGGTCACCGTGACCAATGCCACGCTGCACAACGAGGACGAGATCCGGCGCAAGGACGTGCATATCGGCGACACGGTGATCGTGCGCCGCGCGGGTGACGTGATTCCGGAGGTGGTTGCCGTGGTGCTGGAGCGCCGCCCGGCGGATGCCCGTGCGTTCGTGATGCCGACTGAATGCCCGGTCTGCGGATCGCACGTGGAAAGGCTCGAAGGCGAGGCGATTGCACGCTGCACGGGCGGGCTGATCTGCGCTGCGCAACGCAAGCAGGCGCTGCTGCATTTCGCGCAGCGTCGGGCAATGGATATCGAAGGGCTGGGCGACAAGGTGGTGGAGCAACTGGTCGACCTGGGCATCGTGCGCACGCCTGCCGATCTCTATAAGCTCGGCGTGGCGAAGCTCGCGGCGCTGGACCGGATGGCCGACAAGTCGGCATCGAACCTGGTGGCGGCGATCGAGCAGTCTCGCGAGACCACGATGAACCGCTTTATCTTCGCGCTCGGCATCCGTCATGTAGGAGAGGCCACCGCCAAGGATTTGGCCAAGCACTTCGGCAAGCTGGACAACCTGCTGGCCGCGGACGAGGCCGCCTTGCTCGAAGTCAACGACGTGGGCCCCGTGGTGGCTCAGTCGATCGCCAACTTCATTGCCGAACCGCACAATGTCGAAGTTATCGAACAGTTGCGGGCGGCGGGTGTGCACTGGGCCGAGACAGAGCCGACTGCGCGTGCGCCGCTGCCCCTGGCTGGCAAGACGTTCGTGCTGACCGGCACGCTGCCGACGATGTCCCGCGAGGACGCCAAGGAGAAGCTGGAAGCCGCTGGCGCCAAGGTGGCGGGTTCGGTGTCGAAGAAGACCGACTACGTAGTGGCCGGGGCCGAGGCGGGCAGCAAGCTCGAGAAGGCGCAGACACTGGGCGTGGCGGTGCTGGACGAGGAAGGGATGTTGAAGTTGCTGGCCGAGGTTGGCGCAGCCTGA
- a CDS encoding [protein-PII] uridylyltransferase has protein sequence MDTTPELLLCQRIRDKLKADKQVLFAEFDANNQVNPLVTKLRRAVDVALTEAWTGLELPGDVALVAVGGYGRGELFPHSDVDVLLLLPGEPDAKMAAKLERFIGLCWDLGLEIGSSVRTVDDCIRESAADITIRTSLLEARLLIGNKALFKSLQTRYQADMDAADFFQAKLLEMRQRHAKYQDTPYALEPNCKESPGGLRDLQVILWMTEAARLGDSWKQLFERGLLTEREAQELTRNERLLRTIRARLHLLAGRRQDVLVFDLQTALAEAFGYRQTTNKRASEQLMRRYYWAAKAVTQLNSVLLLNIEAMLFPSESMVTREINDRFVERQGMLEITSDDLYERNPHAILETFLLYERTPGVKGLSPRTLRGLYNARTVMDASWRNDPVNRRLFLAIVQEPQGITHALRLMNQTSVLGRYLINFRRIVGQMQHDLFHVYTVDQHILMVVRNMRRFAIVEHTHEFPFCSQLMAGFDRPWVLWVAALFHDIAKGRGGDHSKLGTVDARRFCKQHGISREDTDLIAWLVEHHLTMSHVAQKQDLTDPDVVKAFAQVVGNGRYLTALYLLTVADIRGTSPKVWNAWKGKLLEDLYRITLRVLGGARLDTHSLWAQKRDDTIAQLRLKAFDPELAKPLWDKLDMSFFMRQDARDIAWLTRSLFNKVNSPNPVVKARISPAGEGLQVAVYVKDQPDLFARICGYFERKAFSIQDAKIETTRDGYALDTFQITDPGLAGDYRDILTLVEHELGERVRLECPLPDPTQGRLSRQSRSFPIKPRVDLRPDERGQYYLLSVSANDRTGLLYAIARVLAKHRVSVHSARINTLGERVEDVFLVDGSRLAADNRLQIQLEQDLLDALAI, from the coding sequence ATGGACACCACGCCGGAACTGCTGCTCTGCCAGCGCATTCGCGACAAGCTCAAAGCTGACAAGCAGGTGCTGTTCGCCGAATTCGACGCGAACAACCAGGTCAATCCACTCGTCACCAAGCTGCGCCGCGCCGTCGACGTCGCGCTGACGGAAGCCTGGACCGGCCTGGAACTGCCCGGCGATGTCGCCCTGGTGGCGGTGGGCGGCTATGGGCGCGGCGAGCTGTTCCCCCACTCCGACGTCGATGTGCTGCTGCTCCTGCCCGGCGAGCCCGATGCGAAAATGGCAGCGAAACTCGAGCGCTTCATCGGCCTATGCTGGGACCTGGGCCTCGAGATCGGTTCGTCGGTACGTACGGTCGACGACTGCATCCGCGAGTCGGCGGCCGACATCACGATCCGCACATCGCTGCTCGAGGCACGTCTGCTGATCGGCAACAAGGCGCTTTTCAAGTCCTTGCAGACGCGCTATCAGGCCGACATGGACGCGGCCGACTTCTTCCAGGCCAAGCTGCTGGAAATGCGTCAGCGGCATGCCAAGTACCAGGACACGCCGTACGCACTGGAACCGAACTGCAAGGAAAGCCCGGGCGGCTTGCGCGACCTGCAGGTCATCCTGTGGATGACCGAGGCCGCCAGGCTCGGCGACAGCTGGAAGCAACTGTTCGAGCGCGGCCTGCTGACCGAGCGCGAAGCGCAGGAACTCACCCGCAACGAGCGCCTGCTGCGCACGATCCGCGCTCGCCTGCACCTGCTGGCCGGCCGCCGCCAGGACGTGCTCGTGTTCGACTTGCAGACGGCGCTGGCCGAGGCATTCGGCTATCGGCAGACCACGAACAAGCGCGCCAGCGAGCAGCTGATGCGCCGCTACTACTGGGCAGCCAAGGCAGTCACGCAGCTCAACAGCGTGCTGCTGCTGAACATCGAGGCGATGTTGTTCCCGAGCGAGTCGATGGTCACGCGCGAGATCAACGATCGTTTCGTCGAACGCCAGGGAATGCTGGAGATCACGAGCGACGATCTCTACGAGCGCAATCCGCACGCGATCCTGGAGACGTTCCTGCTCTATGAGCGCACGCCCGGCGTGAAAGGCCTTTCGCCGCGCACGCTGCGCGGGCTCTACAACGCGCGAACGGTCATGGACGCCAGCTGGCGCAACGATCCGGTGAACCGTCGCCTGTTCCTGGCCATCGTCCAGGAGCCGCAGGGGATCACCCATGCGTTGCGCCTGATGAACCAGACCAGCGTGCTAGGCCGCTACCTGATCAATTTCCGACGCATCGTCGGCCAGATGCAGCACGACCTGTTCCACGTCTATACCGTGGACCAGCACATCCTGATGGTCGTGCGCAATATGCGCCGCTTCGCCATCGTCGAGCATACGCATGAGTTTCCGTTCTGCAGCCAGTTGATGGCCGGCTTCGACCGCCCATGGGTGCTGTGGGTGGCGGCGCTGTTCCATGACATCGCCAAGGGTCGTGGCGGCGATCATTCGAAGCTCGGCACCGTCGATGCGCGCCGCTTCTGCAAGCAGCATGGCATCTCGCGCGAGGACACCGACCTGATCGCGTGGCTGGTCGAGCATCACCTGACGATGAGCCACGTCGCCCAGAAACAGGACCTGACCGACCCCGACGTGGTCAAGGCATTCGCCCAGGTAGTGGGCAACGGGCGCTATCTGACCGCGCTGTACCTGCTGACCGTGGCCGATATCCGCGGCACCAGCCCGAAAGTCTGGAATGCCTGGAAGGGCAAGCTGCTCGAGGACCTGTACCGCATCACGCTGCGCGTGCTCGGCGGCGCGCGGCTCGACACGCATTCGCTCTGGGCGCAGAAGCGCGACGACACGATCGCCCAACTGCGACTGAAAGCATTCGATCCCGAACTGGCCAAGCCGCTGTGGGACAAGCTCGACATGTCGTTCTTCATGCGGCAGGACGCTCGCGACATCGCCTGGCTCACGCGCAGTCTGTTCAACAAGGTGAACAGTCCCAACCCCGTGGTCAAAGCGCGCATCTCGCCGGCGGGCGAAGGCCTCCAGGTGGCGGTCTACGTCAAGGATCAGCCCGACCTGTTCGCGCGTATCTGCGGCTACTTCGAGCGCAAGGCCTTTTCGATTCAGGACGCCAAGATCGAGACCACGCGCGACGGGTACGCGCTGGATACGTTCCAGATCACGGACCCAGGCCTTGCCGGTGACTACCGCGACATCCTGACGCTGGTCGAGCACGAACTCGGTGAGCGCGTGCGGCTGGAGTGCCCACTGCCCGACCCTACACAAGGACGCCTGTCGCGCCAGTCGCGCAGTTTCCCCATCAAGCCGCGCGTGGACCTGCGTCCCGACGAGCGCGGCCAGTATTACCTGCTGTCGGTATCCGCCAACGACCGCACCGGCCTGCTGTACGCGATCGCGCGCGTGCTGGCCAAACATCGCGTGTCCGTGCATTCGGCACGCATCAATACGCTCGGTGAACGCGTGGAAGACGTGTTCCTGGTCGACGGCTCGCGACTGGCCGCCGACAACCGATTGCAGATTCAGCTTGAACAGGACCTGCTCGACGCGCTGGCCATCTAA
- a CDS encoding pseudouridine synthase — MTDSNTPGRKTLGIKTTSSSTTRKASRPVRVSDLNRKRVQEVVTGIKQAKDRASDKDKRKAGPADGAPRNERQDRPARPARPRPAEGERAPRRFAEGERAPRRFSDEERPQRERRYGDDNRPAQPRRYGDDNRAERPRRFSDEDRAARPRRFGDEERPQRERRYGDDNRPAQPRRYGDDNRAERPRRFSDENRAASPRRFGDEERPQRERRYGDDNRPAQPRRYGDDNRAERPRRFSDENRAAPPRRFGDEERPQRERRAGDDNRSAQPRRYGDDNRAERPRRYGDDERTQRTERPHRSDEARAPRRQHQDDNAPRRGDAPARRFSDSADRARGERTERPVPRAEARQPVSEHEDGLVRLSKRMSELGLCSRREADEWIPRGWVLVDGKPVTELGTRIRPEAEIEILQAARSEQGERVTVLLNKPVGYVSGQAEDGYEPAAVLFAPENQWELDPTRKRFAPWQRKNLAPAGRLDIDSTGLLVLTQDGRVARALIGDDSNVEKEYLVRVEWESPQGLVERNISAVFPDDLLERLRHGLSLDGVALKPAKVSWQNEEQLRFVLREGRKRQIRRMCEQVGLKVVGLKRVRMGRVVLGDLPPGQWRFLGAFEKF, encoded by the coding sequence ATGACCGATAGCAATACGCCCGGCCGCAAGACGCTGGGCATCAAGACCACCTCCTCCAGCACAACGCGCAAGGCGAGCCGCCCGGTGCGCGTGTCTGACCTGAACCGCAAGCGTGTCCAGGAAGTGGTCACGGGGATCAAGCAGGCCAAGGACCGCGCCTCCGACAAGGACAAGCGCAAGGCTGGGCCGGCCGATGGCGCGCCGCGCAATGAGCGTCAGGACCGACCGGCGCGACCGGCACGTCCGCGCCCCGCCGAAGGCGAGCGGGCACCTCGCCGTTTTGCCGAAGGAGAGCGGGCACCACGCCGGTTCAGCGATGAGGAGCGCCCGCAGCGCGAGCGCCGGTACGGCGATGACAACCGCCCCGCGCAACCGCGCCGCTATGGCGATGACAATCGAGCCGAGCGTCCGCGTCGGTTCAGCGACGAAGATCGTGCCGCACGCCCCCGCCGCTTTGGCGACGAGGAACGTCCGCAGCGTGAACGCCGCTATGGGGATGACAACCGCCCCGCGCAACCGCGTCGCTATGGCGATGACAATCGCGCCGAGCGTCCGCGTCGATTCAGCGACGAGAATCGCGCCGCTTCGCCCCGCCGCTTTGGCGACGAGGAACGTCCGCAACGCGAGCGGCGCTACGGAGATGACAACCGCCCCGCGCAACCGCGTCGCTATGGCGATGACAATCGCGCCGAGCGTCCGCGTCGATTCAGCGACGAGAATCGCGCCGCCCCGCCCCGCCGCTTTGGCGACGAGGAACGCCCGCAGCGTGAACGCCGCGCTGGAGACGACAACCGCTCCGCGCAACCGCGCCGCTATGGCGACGACAATCGCGCCGAACGTCCCCGCCGCTACGGCGATGACGAGCGCACGCAGCGTACCGAGCGCCCGCACCGCAGCGACGAAGCTCGCGCGCCGCGCCGGCAGCACCAGGACGACAACGCACCGCGTCGTGGTGACGCCCCGGCACGCCGCTTCAGCGATTCGGCCGACCGCGCCCGTGGTGAACGTACCGAACGCCCGGTGCCGCGCGCCGAAGCGCGTCAGCCGGTCTCCGAGCATGAAGACGGCCTCGTCCGTCTCTCCAAGCGCATGTCCGAACTGGGCCTGTGCTCGCGCCGCGAGGCCGATGAATGGATTCCGCGCGGCTGGGTGCTCGTCGACGGTAAGCCAGTGACCGAACTCGGCACGCGCATTCGTCCCGAAGCGGAGATCGAAATCCTGCAGGCCGCGCGCTCGGAACAAGGCGAACGCGTGACGGTGCTGCTTAACAAGCCGGTCGGCTATGTCTCCGGCCAGGCCGAAGACGGCTATGAGCCGGCTGCTGTGCTGTTTGCGCCTGAGAACCAGTGGGAACTGGACCCCACCCGCAAGCGCTTCGCCCCGTGGCAACGCAAGAATCTCGCGCCGGCTGGCCGGCTCGACATCGACTCGACCGGGCTGCTCGTGCTGACCCAGGATGGCCGCGTTGCACGCGCACTGATCGGCGACGATTCGAATGTCGAGAAGGAATATCTGGTGCGCGTCGAGTGGGAATCGCCGCAGGGTCTGGTCGAGCGCAATATCAGTGCCGTGTTCCCCGACGACCTGCTGGAGCGTCTGCGCCACGGTCTGTCGCTGGACGGCGTGGCGCTCAAGCCGGCCAAGGTCAGCTGGCAGAACGAGGAGCAACTGCGCTTCGTGCTGCGTGAAGGCCGCAAGCGTCAGATTCGCCGGATGTGCGAGCAGGTTGGCCTGAAGGTGGTTGGCCTCAAGCGCGTGCGCATGGGCCGTGTGGTGCTCGGCGACCTGCCGCCGGGCCAGTGGCGCTTCCTGGGGGCCTTCGAGAAGTTCTGA
- a CDS encoding helix-turn-helix transcriptional regulator — MNARQEPGVLLDVDGYEEIEGTGREPELGAFLRARRESLDPARLGLSRMGRRRTPGLRREEVAAMADIGITWYTKLEQGRPIRVSPKVLNAVAAALQCSPSETEHLFTLAGMQRPAPLAGTSVCETVSATTQRVLDQLDPIPALVQNARFDIVAHNEAYCRLLGVDLPGLPVEDRNCIYLALTHPAWRAIVVDWHGMVANMVALYRAAMAEHVHDPVWDAQLKRYMAVSALFRDLWQRYQVRGIQNHVKQFTHPETGAFNLTQTNWWTAPRNGARLLVYVPADESAEEALHKLRPVTGQSAGI, encoded by the coding sequence ATGAATGCTCGCCAGGAACCGGGTGTCCTGCTCGATGTGGATGGCTACGAGGAGATCGAGGGCACCGGCAGGGAGCCGGAACTGGGCGCATTCCTGCGCGCCCGGCGCGAAAGCCTGGATCCGGCGCGGCTGGGCCTGTCGCGCATGGGCCGGCGGCGCACGCCTGGTCTGCGGCGCGAGGAAGTGGCCGCGATGGCCGACATCGGCATCACCTGGTACACGAAGCTGGAGCAGGGCCGTCCGATCCGGGTATCGCCGAAGGTGCTCAACGCGGTTGCCGCAGCGCTGCAGTGCTCGCCCTCGGAGACCGAGCACCTGTTCACACTGGCCGGCATGCAACGGCCGGCGCCACTTGCGGGGACGTCGGTCTGTGAAACGGTGTCCGCCACGACGCAACGGGTCCTCGATCAGCTCGATCCGATTCCCGCCCTGGTGCAGAACGCGAGATTCGACATCGTCGCGCATAACGAAGCCTATTGCCGGCTGCTTGGTGTCGATCTGCCGGGCCTGCCGGTCGAGGATCGCAACTGCATCTATCTGGCGCTGACACATCCGGCCTGGCGCGCGATCGTGGTTGACTGGCACGGCATGGTCGCGAACATGGTGGCGCTTTACCGGGCCGCGATGGCCGAGCATGTGCACGATCCTGTCTGGGACGCGCAACTCAAGCGCTATATGGCGGTGTCGGCGCTATTCCGGGATCTCTGGCAGCGCTATCAGGTGCGCGGTATCCAGAACCACGTCAAGCAGTTCACCCATCCGGAAACGGGGGCTTTCAACCTGACGCAGACCAACTGGTGGACCGCGCCGCGCAACGGCGCGCGGCTTCTGGTTTATGTGCCGGCCGATGAGTCGGCCGAGGAAGCGCTGCACAAGCTGCGGCCGGTGACCGGGCAGAGCGCAGGCATTTGA
- the map gene encoding type I methionyl aminopeptidase produces MSIHINTAEDIAQMRVACRLASEVLDYITPHVKPGVTTGELDRLCHAYMRDVQGTVPAPLNYAPPGYPPFPGAICTSVNDVICHGIPGDRVLKSGDVVNLDITVITKEGYYGDTSRMFVVGEASILAKRLSQITYECMWKGIQQVRNGARLGDIGHAIQTHAEAAGYSVVREYCGHGIGKVFHSDPQVLHYGRPATGMEIKAGMIFTVEPMINAGKRDIRTMPDQWTVKTRDRSLSAQWEHTVLVTETGYEVLTLSEGSPLPPAFITETVAA; encoded by the coding sequence ATGAGCATCCATATCAACACCGCCGAAGACATCGCCCAAATGCGCGTGGCTTGCCGCCTTGCCTCCGAGGTCCTCGACTACATCACCCCACACGTGAAGCCCGGCGTCACCACCGGCGAACTCGACCGCCTCTGCCACGCGTATATGCGCGACGTGCAGGGCACCGTGCCGGCGCCGCTGAACTATGCGCCCCCCGGTTACCCGCCCTTCCCTGGCGCCATCTGCACGTCGGTCAACGACGTGATCTGCCACGGCATTCCGGGCGATCGCGTGCTGAAGAGCGGCGACGTGGTGAATCTCGACATCACCGTGATCACCAAGGAAGGCTACTACGGCGACACGAGCCGCATGTTCGTGGTCGGCGAGGCGTCGATCCTGGCCAAGCGCCTGTCCCAGATCACTTACGAATGCATGTGGAAGGGCATTCAGCAGGTGCGCAACGGCGCGCGCCTCGGAGACATCGGTCATGCCATCCAGACCCATGCCGAGGCCGCCGGCTATAGCGTGGTGCGCGAATACTGCGGCCACGGCATCGGCAAGGTCTTCCACTCGGACCCGCAGGTCCTGCATTACGGCCGTCCAGCCACTGGGATGGAGATCAAGGCCGGCATGATCTTCACGGTCGAGCCGATGATCAACGCAGGCAAGCGCGATATCCGCACGATGCCGGACCAGTGGACCGTCAAGACGCGCGACCGCAGCCTGTCGGCCCAATGGGAGCACACCGTGCTCGTGACCGAAACCGGCTACGAAGTGCTGACGCTTTCCGAAGGCTCGCCGTTGCCGCCTGCGTTCATTACGGAAACCGTGGCGGCCTGA